Proteins encoded in a region of the Burkholderia ubonensis subsp. mesacidophila genome:
- a CDS encoding branched-chain amino acid ABC transporter substrate-binding protein yields the protein MQHTMKKLAGATFVAVMSLAGTAHADDVKVGYAGPMTGAQAHYGKDMQNGIVLAIEDFNATKPVIGGKPVKFVLDTQDDQADPRTGTTVAQKLVDDGIKGMLGHFNSGTTIPASRIYANAGIPQIAMATAPEYTQQGYKTTFRMMTSDTQQGSVAGMFVAKDLGLKKIAIVDDRTAYGQGLADQFEKAAKAAGATIVMREFTNDKAVDFKAILTKLKAAQPDIVYYGGADSQAAPMVKQMKALGFKAPLMGGEMVKTPTFLKIAGDAADGTIASLAGLPLDEMPGGKSYADKYKKRFGEDVQTYSPYSYDGAMALFNAMKKANSTDPAKYLPLLAKTDMPGVTSTHLAYDAKGDLKNGGITMYKVEKGEWKPLKSIGGK from the coding sequence ATGCAACACACGATGAAAAAGCTGGCAGGCGCGACGTTCGTTGCGGTCATGTCGCTGGCGGGGACTGCGCATGCGGATGACGTGAAGGTCGGCTACGCAGGGCCGATGACGGGTGCGCAGGCGCATTACGGCAAGGACATGCAGAACGGCATCGTGCTCGCGATCGAGGATTTCAACGCGACCAAGCCGGTGATCGGCGGCAAGCCGGTGAAGTTCGTGCTCGACACGCAGGACGACCAGGCTGACCCGCGCACGGGCACGACGGTCGCGCAGAAGCTCGTCGACGACGGCATCAAGGGGATGCTCGGCCACTTCAACTCGGGCACGACGATTCCGGCCTCGCGCATCTACGCGAACGCGGGCATTCCGCAGATCGCGATGGCGACCGCGCCGGAATACACGCAGCAGGGCTACAAGACGACCTTCCGCATGATGACGTCCGACACGCAGCAGGGCTCGGTGGCCGGCATGTTCGTCGCGAAGGATCTCGGCCTGAAGAAGATCGCGATCGTCGACGACCGCACCGCTTACGGCCAGGGTCTCGCCGACCAGTTCGAGAAGGCTGCGAAGGCCGCCGGCGCGACGATCGTGATGCGCGAATTCACGAACGACAAGGCCGTCGACTTCAAGGCGATCCTGACGAAGCTGAAGGCAGCGCAGCCGGACATCGTCTACTACGGCGGCGCGGATTCGCAGGCGGCGCCGATGGTCAAGCAGATGAAGGCGCTGGGCTTCAAGGCGCCGCTGATGGGCGGCGAAATGGTGAAGACGCCGACGTTCCTGAAGATCGCGGGTGACGCGGCCGACGGCACGATCGCTTCGCTCGCGGGCCTGCCGCTCGACGAGATGCCTGGCGGCAAGTCGTACGCCGACAAGTACAAGAAGCGCTTCGGCGAGGACGTGCAGACCTACTCGCCGTATTCGTACGACGGCGCGATGGCGCTGTTCAACGCGATGAAGAAGGCGAACTCGACCGATCCGGCGAAGTACCTGCCGCTGCTCGCGAAGACCGACATGCCCGGCGTCACGTCGACCCACCTCGCGTACGACGCGAAGGGCGACCTGAAGAACGGCGGCATCACGATGTACAAGGTCGAGAAGGGCGAGTGGAAGCCGCTGAAGAGCATCGGCGGCAAGTAA
- a CDS encoding TetR/AcrR family transcriptional regulator translates to MPPRHVQVPAPPGTPAAQPRPALRRRPRQPRAQASSDALQQAFVQLLLERGYAKATIREIAAVAGVSVGTFYEYFADKQSLAALCIHRRVQAMAERLRAAAHALRGRPRAEVAAAFVDLQVDIVNADAELWSALFALERQVSPIAAYRRHYDGYVELWRDALAHAADPPPAERLGEVARLAHSLCYGWVSQSLLTRGPAPGAAALRDELHAALQAYLAAVPGGRL, encoded by the coding sequence ATGCCGCCGCGACATGTTCAGGTTCCGGCGCCGCCCGGCACGCCGGCGGCGCAACCCCGGCCCGCGCTGCGCCGCCGGCCGCGCCAGCCGCGCGCGCAGGCGAGCTCCGACGCGCTGCAGCAGGCGTTCGTTCAGCTTTTGCTCGAGCGCGGCTACGCGAAGGCGACGATCCGCGAGATCGCGGCGGTGGCGGGCGTGAGCGTCGGCACCTTCTACGAGTATTTCGCCGACAAGCAGAGCCTCGCGGCGCTGTGCATCCACCGGCGCGTGCAGGCGATGGCCGAACGGCTGCGCGCCGCGGCGCACGCGTTGCGCGGCCGGCCGCGCGCCGAAGTGGCCGCCGCGTTCGTCGATCTGCAGGTCGACATCGTGAACGCGGACGCCGAATTGTGGAGCGCGCTGTTCGCGCTCGAGCGGCAGGTGTCGCCGATTGCCGCGTACCGGCGTCATTACGACGGGTACGTCGAACTGTGGCGCGACGCGCTGGCGCACGCGGCCGATCCGCCGCCGGCTGAGCGGCTCGGCGAAGTCGCACGGCTCGCGCATTCGCTCTGCTACGGCTGGGTGTCGCAGTCGCTGCTGACGCGCGGGCCCGCGCCCGGCGCAGCCGCGCTGCGCGACGAACTGCACGCGGCGCTGCAGGCATATCTCGCCGCCGTGCCGGGGGGGCGTCTCTAG
- a CDS encoding acyl-CoA dehydrogenase family protein → MTGPTHAVSNQFDELVDYNLFTTDAALREALARAGADWAAPQLDAYGARLGSADTAQLADDANRHAPELNAFDRRGRRVDRVEFHPAWHALLGLYRDEGFVSLAFRDTRPGRWAANAAGFYLHGQIEAGTLCPATMTQAAIPVLQKEPALWEMLRDKLYSDVYDPRDVPVADKRSIWIGMGMTEKQGGSDVRANTTLATPIGAGDRGGEYRLRGHKWFFSAPMCDAHLVVARTDAGGPSCFYVPRWRPDGTKNAVEIQRLKNKVGNRSNSSSEIELDDAWGIMLGDEGRGIPTIIEMATYTRLSCVLGSAAMLRQGVVQAIAYTRQRHAFGRALAEQPLMRTVLADLALESEAALTLAMRLAAAFERDDTPGERAWKRIVTPAAKFWVCKRAVELTGEVMEVFGGNGYVDDGPIARLFREAPVNSIWEGSGNVMCLDVLRAVSREPDAAAALLDELRELGGDEPRIRAALDALRAMLAAPPDTLEASGRLFAQRLVLAAQACLLRRDAPAAVADAFVATRLAEPAWGRIAGGFDPRGVDVAALLQRAYPA, encoded by the coding sequence ATGACAGGCCCGACGCACGCAGTCTCGAACCAGTTCGACGAACTCGTCGACTATAACCTCTTCACGACCGACGCCGCGCTGCGCGAGGCGCTCGCGCGCGCCGGCGCCGACTGGGCCGCGCCGCAGCTCGACGCCTACGGCGCGCGGCTCGGCAGCGCCGACACCGCGCAGCTCGCCGACGACGCGAACCGCCATGCGCCCGAACTGAACGCATTCGACCGGCGCGGCCGGCGCGTCGACCGCGTCGAGTTCCATCCGGCCTGGCACGCGCTGCTGGGCCTGTATCGCGACGAAGGCTTCGTGTCGCTCGCGTTCCGCGACACGCGCCCCGGCCGCTGGGCGGCGAACGCGGCCGGCTTCTACCTGCACGGCCAGATCGAGGCCGGCACGCTGTGCCCGGCGACGATGACGCAGGCCGCGATCCCGGTGCTGCAAAAGGAGCCCGCGCTGTGGGAGATGCTGCGCGACAAGCTCTACAGCGACGTCTACGACCCGCGCGACGTGCCGGTCGCGGACAAGCGCTCGATCTGGATCGGCATGGGCATGACCGAGAAACAGGGCGGCTCCGACGTGCGCGCGAACACGACGCTCGCGACGCCTATCGGCGCGGGCGACCGCGGCGGCGAATACCGGCTGCGCGGCCACAAGTGGTTCTTCTCCGCACCGATGTGCGACGCGCACCTCGTCGTCGCGCGCACCGACGCCGGCGGCCCGTCGTGCTTCTACGTGCCGCGCTGGCGGCCCGACGGCACGAAGAACGCGGTCGAGATCCAGCGCCTGAAGAACAAGGTCGGCAACCGCAGCAACTCGAGCAGCGAGATCGAGCTGGACGACGCGTGGGGCATCATGCTCGGCGACGAAGGCCGCGGCATCCCGACCATCATCGAGATGGCGACCTACACGCGCCTGAGCTGCGTGCTCGGCAGCGCGGCGATGCTGCGCCAGGGCGTCGTGCAGGCGATCGCGTACACGCGCCAGCGCCATGCGTTCGGCCGCGCGCTGGCCGAGCAGCCGCTGATGCGCACCGTGCTCGCCGATCTCGCGCTCGAAAGCGAGGCGGCGCTCACGCTGGCGATGCGGCTCGCCGCCGCGTTCGAGCGCGACGACACGCCGGGCGAGCGCGCGTGGAAACGGATCGTCACGCCCGCCGCGAAATTCTGGGTCTGCAAGCGCGCGGTCGAGCTGACCGGCGAAGTGATGGAAGTATTCGGCGGCAACGGCTACGTCGACGACGGCCCGATCGCGCGGCTGTTCCGCGAAGCGCCCGTGAACTCGATCTGGGAAGGCTCCGGCAACGTGATGTGCCTCGACGTGCTGCGCGCGGTGTCGCGCGAGCCGGACGCGGCCGCCGCGCTGCTCGACGAGCTGCGCGAGCTGGGCGGCGACGAGCCGCGCATCCGCGCCGCGCTCGACGCATTGCGCGCGATGCTCGCCGCGCCGCCCGATACGCTCGAAGCGTCCGGCCGCCTGTTCGCGCAGCGTCTCGTGCTCGCCGCGCAGGCGTGCCTGCTGCGGCGCGACGCGCCGGCGGCGGTCGCCGACGCGTTCGTCGCGACGCGGCTCGCCGAGCCGGCGTGGGGCCGCATCGCGGGCGGCTTCGATCCGCGCGGCGTCGACGTCGCCGCGCTGCTGCAGCGCGCGTACCCCGCGTGA
- a CDS encoding class I adenylate-forming enzyme family protein, whose protein sequence is MNLVAALDRAARATPDKPFLRHDGATITYEQARDRSHRAAAVLSALGVAAGDRVAAMCFNTPAFVDLLFGAWRLGAAFVPVNHKLQAAEVDYVLAHSGSKAILFDASLAPVLERVAHPAQRLVTEGAPAGLPCFDTMLAAADGIPGIEPADGDLAQILYTSGTTGRPKGCMHSHRTVTLAAMQAALALSITRDERTLMAMPIWHSSPLNNWFAGTLMAGGTVVLLREYHPLRFLQTVERERVTLYFGAPVSYTLPLDLVEGFAAFDLASVRAWIYGGGPIGAAQAGRLAHAYRGGAFFQVYGMTETGPAGTSLYPDEQVAKAGSIGHHGGPGVDLRVVRTDGADARPGETGEIWLKTDSMMLGYLDDPAATRAAFAPGGWYRTGDVARIDQDGYLFLVDRLKDMIVTGGENVYSKEVEDVLGAHPDVADAAVVGIPHPEWGETVVAHVVVRAGAARDSDTLRAFCAQRLAAYKVPREVVFADALPRTPTGKLQKFLLRRRDG, encoded by the coding sequence ATGAACCTCGTCGCCGCCCTCGACCGCGCCGCGCGCGCCACGCCCGACAAACCGTTCCTGCGCCACGACGGCGCGACGATCACCTACGAACAGGCGCGCGACCGCTCGCACCGCGCGGCGGCCGTGCTGAGCGCGCTCGGCGTCGCGGCGGGCGACCGCGTCGCGGCGATGTGCTTCAACACGCCCGCGTTCGTCGACCTGCTGTTCGGCGCGTGGCGGCTCGGCGCGGCGTTCGTGCCCGTCAACCACAAGCTGCAGGCGGCCGAAGTCGACTACGTGCTCGCGCACAGCGGCAGCAAGGCGATCCTGTTCGACGCGTCGCTCGCGCCCGTGCTCGAACGCGTCGCGCACCCTGCGCAGCGCCTCGTGACGGAAGGCGCGCCCGCCGGCCTGCCGTGCTTCGACACGATGCTCGCGGCAGCGGACGGCATCCCCGGCATCGAACCCGCCGACGGCGACCTCGCACAGATCCTTTACACGTCCGGCACGACCGGCCGCCCGAAGGGCTGCATGCACAGCCATCGCACGGTGACGCTCGCGGCGATGCAGGCCGCGCTCGCGCTGTCGATCACGCGCGACGAGCGCACGCTGATGGCGATGCCGATCTGGCATTCGTCGCCGCTCAACAACTGGTTCGCCGGCACGCTGATGGCGGGCGGCACCGTCGTGCTGCTGCGCGAATACCATCCGCTGCGCTTCCTGCAGACGGTCGAGCGCGAGCGCGTGACGCTCTATTTCGGCGCGCCGGTGTCGTACACGCTGCCGCTCGACCTGGTCGAGGGCTTCGCCGCGTTCGACCTGGCGAGCGTGCGCGCATGGATCTACGGCGGCGGGCCGATCGGCGCCGCGCAGGCCGGGCGGCTCGCGCATGCGTACCGGGGCGGCGCATTCTTCCAGGTGTACGGGATGACCGAGACGGGACCTGCCGGCACCTCGCTGTATCCGGACGAGCAGGTCGCGAAGGCCGGCTCGATCGGCCATCACGGCGGGCCCGGCGTCGACCTGCGCGTCGTGCGCACGGACGGCGCCGACGCGCGGCCGGGCGAGACCGGCGAGATCTGGCTGAAGACCGACAGCATGATGCTCGGCTATCTCGACGATCCGGCCGCGACGCGCGCCGCGTTCGCGCCGGGCGGCTGGTATCGCACCGGCGACGTCGCGCGCATCGATCAGGATGGCTACCTGTTCCTCGTCGACCGGCTGAAGGACATGATCGTCACGGGTGGCGAGAACGTCTATTCGAAGGAAGTGGAGGATGTGCTGGGCGCGCATCCGGACGTGGCCGACGCGGCCGTCGTCGGCATCCCGCATCCGGAATGGGGCGAGACGGTGGTCGCGCACGTCGTCGTGCGCGCCGGCGCGGCGCGCGACTCGGACACGCTGCGCGCGTTCTGCGCGCAACGGCTCGCCGCGTACAAGGTGCCGCGCGAAGTCGTGTTCGCGGACGCGCTGCCGCGCACGCCGACGGGCAAGCTGCAGAAGTTCCTGCTGCGCAGGCGGGACGGTTAA